One stretch of Marinobacterium iners DNA includes these proteins:
- a CDS encoding lytic transglycosylase domain-containing protein, with protein MFATLLLPSFHATAEMRKIVHPDGRVEYTNVAPEQKAAVVNTYYKYRNADGVLSFSDTKPSGVQYELVRFDCFACKVDSTVNWETTPLFADRYRDEIERIAALHDMDAALVRAVIHAESAFNPQARSRAGAQGLMQLMPQTAAELGVGNPFDAEQNIDGGVRYLAGLLQRYDQDVRLATAAYNAGPGAVQQYGGIPPYAETQAYVKRIEVLYRRYQMID; from the coding sequence ATGTTTGCCACACTGTTGCTGCCTAGCTTTCATGCCACCGCAGAGATGCGCAAGATTGTGCATCCCGATGGTCGGGTGGAATACACCAACGTTGCGCCTGAACAAAAGGCAGCTGTGGTCAATACCTACTACAAATACCGCAATGCTGACGGTGTGCTCTCTTTCAGCGATACAAAACCGAGTGGCGTGCAATATGAACTGGTGCGTTTCGACTGTTTTGCCTGCAAGGTTGATTCTACCGTTAATTGGGAGACGACCCCCTTGTTTGCCGACCGTTATCGGGATGAAATCGAACGGATCGCCGCGCTACATGATATGGATGCTGCGCTGGTACGTGCGGTGATTCATGCTGAATCCGCCTTTAATCCGCAAGCGCGTTCCAGAGCCGGTGCGCAGGGGCTGATGCAGTTGATGCCGCAAACGGCAGCAGAGCTCGGTGTCGGTAACCCCTTTGATGCTGAGCAGAATATCGACGGTGGCGTGCGCTATCTGGCCGGATTACTCCAGCGCTATGACCAAGACGTACGCTTGGCAACGGCAGCGTATAATGCAGGCCCCGGCGCAGTGCAGCAGTACGGTGGCATACCGCCCTATGCTGAAACCCAAGCCTATGTGAAAAGGATAGAGGTGCTCTATCGGCGCTATCAAATGATCGATTAG
- a CDS encoding secondary thiamine-phosphate synthase enzyme YjbQ, whose protein sequence is MWHQTTISLKARPRGFHLVTDEIEQALPELRRVSTGLLHLLLQHTSASLTLNENADPTVRADFEAFFNRNVPENEPYYQHTYEGPDDLPAHFKSSILGVSLVLPIANGQLALGTWQGIYLGEHRNRAGRRTLIATLQGE, encoded by the coding sequence ATGTGGCATCAAACAACCATCAGTCTCAAGGCGCGACCTCGCGGCTTCCACCTTGTGACTGACGAGATCGAACAGGCACTGCCGGAATTACGCCGAGTCAGCACCGGCCTGCTGCATCTGTTATTGCAACACACCTCTGCAAGCCTGACGTTGAACGAAAATGCCGACCCGACCGTTCGCGCTGATTTCGAGGCGTTTTTTAACCGCAATGTGCCGGAAAACGAACCCTACTACCAGCATACCTATGAAGGCCCTGATGACCTGCCTGCTCATTTCAAAAGCAGCATACTTGGCGTCAGTCTGGTGCTGCCTATTGCCAATGGGCAGTTGGCGCTGGGCACCTGGCAGGGGATCTATCTGGGTGAACATCGTAATCGCGCTGGCCGCCGCACCCTCATCGCGACCCTACAGGGAGAGTAA
- a CDS encoding exonuclease SbcCD subunit D C-terminal domain-containing protein → MSDQPSLFDEEMLPQPSVPVSSARTERTPAKAKTGAEGSRQTLRVLHSSDWHLGRLLYGQKRYDEFAAFLDWMLAQIEHLNVGVLLIAGDLFDTTTPSNRAQALYYRFLHQVARSRCRHVVIIGGNHDSPSFLNAPSGLLKALDVHVVGAACDNPVDEVVLLKAKNGAPEAIICAVPYLRDRDIRQSEAGESLEDKDRKLVQGIREHYAQVCVAAEELRESLQVDVPLIGMGHLFAAGGKTLDGDGVRDLYVGSLAQVGVDAFPDCLDYVALGHLHVPQAVSGCEQIRYSGSPLAMGFGEAKQQKSLCLIEFEGRRPQLELIDIPRFQRLERIKGDQAQLSAALDKLAQEQTSIWLEVLYEGEQVAADLRDWLEQHTDGTQLTILRVRNNRVVERILARSGEEETLDDLEPMQVFERALELHQVPETQQDELKRLFGSVLQSMAEQDHRAE, encoded by the coding sequence GTGTCTGATCAGCCTTCACTGTTTGATGAAGAGATGCTGCCGCAGCCTTCGGTGCCGGTTAGCTCGGCGCGCACGGAACGTACCCCGGCAAAGGCCAAAACCGGGGCCGAGGGGAGTCGTCAAACGTTGCGTGTCCTGCACAGCTCCGACTGGCATCTGGGCCGATTACTGTACGGCCAGAAGCGCTACGATGAATTTGCCGCCTTTCTTGACTGGATGTTGGCACAGATCGAGCATCTGAATGTCGGGGTACTGCTGATCGCCGGCGACCTGTTTGATACCACTACCCCGAGCAACCGGGCGCAGGCGCTTTATTACCGCTTTCTGCACCAGGTGGCGCGCTCGCGCTGTCGTCATGTGGTGATCATTGGCGGCAATCATGATTCTCCCAGCTTTTTGAATGCACCGTCCGGTTTGCTCAAGGCGCTGGATGTGCATGTGGTCGGTGCTGCCTGTGACAATCCGGTAGATGAAGTGGTATTGCTGAAAGCCAAAAATGGCGCACCTGAAGCAATTATCTGTGCCGTTCCTTACCTGCGTGATCGTGATATTCGCCAGAGCGAAGCGGGCGAAAGCCTTGAGGACAAGGACCGGAAACTGGTGCAGGGCATTCGTGAGCATTATGCGCAGGTCTGTGTCGCTGCCGAAGAGCTGCGAGAGTCACTGCAGGTGGATGTGCCGCTGATCGGCATGGGCCATCTGTTTGCCGCTGGTGGCAAAACGCTTGATGGCGATGGGGTGCGTGATCTTTATGTGGGATCTCTGGCGCAGGTGGGTGTGGATGCCTTTCCCGATTGCCTTGATTATGTGGCACTGGGGCACCTGCATGTACCTCAGGCCGTGTCGGGCTGCGAGCAGATTCGTTACAGTGGCTCACCGCTGGCCATGGGATTTGGGGAAGCGAAACAACAGAAAAGCCTGTGCCTGATCGAGTTTGAAGGACGTCGCCCACAGCTTGAATTGATCGATATCCCGCGTTTTCAAAGGCTGGAGCGGATCAAGGGTGATCAGGCTCAACTGAGTGCCGCACTGGACAAGCTGGCGCAGGAGCAAACCTCGATCTGGCTGGAAGTGCTGTACGAAGGCGAGCAGGTGGCAGCCGACCTGCGCGACTGGCTGGAACAGCATACCGATGGCACCCAGCTGACCATACTGAGGGTCCGCAACAACCGGGTAGTGGAGCGCATTCTGGCGCGCAGCGGTGAAGAGGAGACGCTGGATGATCTGGAGCCGATGCAAGTATTCGAGCGTGCGCTTGAACTGCATCAGGTACCCGAGACGCAACAGGATGAACTGAAGCGTCTGTTTGGCAGCGTGCTGCAATCCATGGCCGAGCAGGACCATCGTGCCGAATAG
- a CDS encoding AAA family ATPase produces the protein MRILQIRFKNLNSLAGEWQIDLTDPAYISDGIFAITGPTGAGKSTLLDAICLALYGRTPRQSRVNASQNEVMSRQTGECFAEVLFETPQGRWRCHWSQHRSRKQADGALQQPKHEIVDADADKVLHTKLKDVADTIERLTGMDFDRFTRSMLLAQGGFAAFLQADADERAPILEQITGTSIYSDISVAVHRRRGEERQRLDHLKAAQSGLQLLDEEEEATLSRQLAELSEQVQQQSNMIGQQQTLLNWRQQLDRESRQAAQLKQQWHELEQAQQAFAPQQQQLEQALRAEALRPAYEPLRQRRGDLQRAQEQLDPLQAGLPALQDAADAVLARQQQAQAHLQQAEAELERQQPLLRQLQEQDWKLREQQAQVAQLSARLPAELLEGAAPDPATLEAAIERDEQALHAALAGSTRVQIQQQQDQIRSRGEQLGELRNRVQQADELKQAQQEAAHKRAALKPEQDRIQQSLEQQHAEESRLQQEQLDLQKLQRLAERIADLEQQRRELEPGKPCPLCGSEQHPWRSEQPPQLTEEKARLQRLEQQLTALRSELQALAVQQARLEQDEKGLRQQEADNSQRLEALQAPIQHCLQLLALDTCPAPDEIEQVQQAARQQWGELRDRLAEIDRLEQALKQQRAEQERVQQRLALDAARADLTQLQQQRQALSPEPDTVAFEQRLQQAIRQARQAQEQAQAAAIEQQNSLNRRQQQISDLKRHMTDLNTEMAQMQQAFDAALAQSQFADEQTLQAALLPEASLKTLQQAADRLKADAARLQALQEQCQSSLQLLQQQALTEQSSAELAAALEQLTSEHGLLLEKRGSLQQTLNINTERKAQFGAQQQAIDAQQRELERWDTLHALIGSADGKKFRNFAQGLTFELMIGHANRQLQKMSDRYLLVRDAEQPLELNVIDNYQAGEIRSTKNLSGGESFLISLALALGLSGMASRNVRVDSLFLDEGFGTLDEEALETALDTLSGLQQEGKLIGVISHVQALKDRIATRIEVQPISGGRSRISGPGCSALTG, from the coding sequence ATGCGTATTCTTCAGATCCGTTTCAAAAACCTCAACTCCCTGGCCGGTGAATGGCAGATCGACCTGACCGATCCCGCCTATATCAGCGATGGCATCTTTGCGATTACCGGCCCTACGGGGGCGGGAAAATCGACCCTGCTGGATGCGATCTGTCTGGCACTGTACGGGCGCACGCCGCGCCAAAGCCGGGTTAATGCCAGTCAGAATGAGGTGATGTCACGTCAGACCGGCGAGTGCTTTGCCGAGGTGCTGTTTGAAACCCCGCAGGGGCGCTGGCGTTGCCACTGGAGCCAGCACCGCAGCCGCAAACAGGCCGATGGCGCGCTGCAACAGCCCAAACACGAGATTGTAGACGCCGATGCCGACAAGGTGCTGCATACCAAGCTCAAGGATGTGGCCGACACCATTGAGCGCCTCACCGGTATGGATTTCGACCGTTTCACCCGCTCCATGCTGCTCGCGCAGGGCGGCTTTGCGGCCTTTTTGCAGGCCGACGCCGACGAGCGCGCGCCCATTCTGGAACAGATCACCGGCACCTCGATCTATTCCGATATCTCTGTCGCGGTGCATCGTCGAAGGGGCGAGGAGCGACAGAGACTCGATCACTTGAAAGCCGCCCAGTCCGGCCTGCAGCTGCTGGATGAGGAGGAAGAAGCCACACTGTCACGGCAATTGGCCGAGCTGTCAGAGCAGGTACAGCAGCAGTCAAACATGATCGGGCAGCAGCAAACCCTGCTCAACTGGCGACAGCAGCTGGACCGGGAATCCCGGCAGGCCGCGCAACTGAAACAACAGTGGCATGAACTGGAGCAGGCACAACAGGCGTTTGCGCCGCAACAGCAACAGCTGGAGCAGGCGCTGCGAGCGGAGGCACTCAGGCCTGCCTATGAGCCGCTGCGTCAGCGCCGGGGCGACCTGCAGCGCGCGCAAGAGCAGCTTGACCCGCTTCAGGCAGGACTTCCGGCCCTGCAGGACGCCGCTGATGCGGTGCTAGCCCGGCAACAACAGGCACAGGCGCATCTGCAGCAGGCGGAAGCTGAGCTGGAACGCCAACAACCCCTGCTGCGTCAATTACAGGAGCAGGACTGGAAACTGCGTGAGCAGCAGGCGCAGGTGGCACAGTTAAGCGCCCGCCTGCCAGCCGAGCTGCTTGAAGGGGCAGCACCTGACCCGGCAACGCTGGAGGCCGCCATCGAGCGTGATGAGCAGGCACTGCACGCGGCTCTGGCCGGCAGTACCCGCGTACAGATACAGCAGCAACAGGATCAGATTCGCAGTCGTGGCGAGCAGTTGGGTGAACTGCGTAACCGAGTGCAACAGGCCGATGAGCTGAAACAGGCACAGCAGGAGGCCGCTCATAAGCGCGCGGCACTTAAACCGGAACAGGATCGGATACAACAGTCGCTTGAACAACAGCACGCTGAAGAAAGCAGGCTGCAGCAGGAGCAACTGGACCTGCAGAAGCTGCAGCGGCTGGCTGAGCGGATTGCCGACTTGGAGCAGCAACGCCGTGAGCTGGAGCCGGGTAAACCCTGTCCACTGTGTGGTTCGGAGCAGCATCCTTGGCGCAGCGAGCAGCCACCGCAACTGACCGAAGAAAAAGCCCGCTTGCAGCGTCTGGAACAACAACTGACCGCCTTGCGCAGCGAACTGCAGGCGCTGGCAGTACAGCAGGCGCGACTGGAACAGGACGAGAAGGGGCTGCGCCAGCAGGAGGCTGACAACAGCCAGCGCCTGGAAGCGCTTCAGGCCCCGATTCAACACTGTCTGCAACTGCTGGCGTTGGATACTTGTCCAGCGCCGGATGAGATCGAGCAGGTGCAACAGGCCGCCCGTCAGCAGTGGGGCGAGTTGCGCGACCGGCTGGCTGAAATTGACCGGCTGGAGCAGGCCCTGAAGCAGCAACGAGCCGAACAGGAGCGCGTGCAACAACGACTGGCACTGGATGCGGCACGGGCTGATTTGACTCAACTGCAACAGCAGCGACAGGCACTTTCACCAGAGCCGGATACGGTAGCGTTTGAACAGCGCCTGCAGCAGGCAATACGTCAGGCGCGTCAGGCGCAGGAACAGGCGCAGGCTGCTGCCATTGAACAGCAGAACAGCCTCAACCGCCGCCAGCAGCAGATCAGTGACCTCAAGCGCCATATGACGGACTTGAACACCGAAATGGCTCAAATGCAGCAGGCCTTCGATGCCGCACTGGCGCAAAGCCAGTTTGCCGACGAGCAGACATTACAGGCGGCACTGTTGCCGGAAGCGTCGCTCAAAACGTTGCAGCAGGCGGCTGATAGATTGAAAGCGGACGCGGCACGCTTGCAGGCGTTGCAGGAGCAGTGCCAAAGCAGCCTGCAGTTGCTGCAACAGCAGGCTTTGACCGAGCAGAGCAGTGCAGAACTGGCAGCGGCACTTGAACAGCTTACGTCAGAGCACGGACTGTTGTTGGAAAAACGCGGCAGCCTGCAGCAGACATTGAACATCAATACCGAACGCAAGGCGCAGTTCGGTGCCCAGCAACAGGCGATCGATGCCCAGCAGCGTGAATTGGAGCGCTGGGATACCCTGCATGCCCTGATTGGCTCGGCAGATGGCAAAAAATTCCGTAACTTCGCTCAGGGGCTGACTTTTGAACTGATGATCGGTCACGCCAACCGCCAGCTGCAGAAAATGTCTGACCGCTATCTGCTGGTACGTGATGCCGAGCAGCCGCTGGAGCTGAACGTGATCGACAACTATCAGGCGGGCGAAATCCGTTCTACCAAAAACCTGTCAGGTGGTGAAAGCTTCCTCATCAGCCTGGCGCTGGCGCTGGGGCTGTCCGGCATGGCCAGCCGCAACGTTCGTGTTGACTCGCTGTTTCTGGACGAGGGGTTCGGCACCCTGGACGAAGAGGCGCTGGAAACGGCACTGGATACCCTGTCCGGCCTGCAGCAGGAAGGCAAGCTGATCGGCGTCATCTCCCATGTTCAGGCACTGAAAGACCGCATTGCCACGCGCATTGAGGTTCAGCCGATCAGCGGTGGACGCAGTCGCATCAGCGGCCCAGGGTGTTCAGCGCTAACCGGCTGA
- a CDS encoding DUF294 nucleotidyltransferase-like domain-containing protein: protein MDSVWRELFGQQRSLELQLPSALLEPLERLLEQASDSWDQARDWQPQLVRALQQLSLPGWLIAQLLSDHNDLLYRVAIDEAMDEMQAEGWGPAPVRFCVLVMGSGGRHESLLHPDQDNALILEDYPLERHNEIDAWFRTLAERFTARLDQAGIPYCKGDVMASRPLWRKPISEWKEQMRLWMATRRVKLVQLCNILFDFAPVYGDATLAQQLRDAIQAHVPTAGLFLHEMAELFDESPVALDRFERLQGDGKDAPHPNALNLKRQGLLPLTAALRLLALKKGCPEVSCRARLAWLDQAGGLQAGQARVLTQVFERLLDRLLQAQLERAEGDGLPDNWIDQAQLDDFEQRQLQWDLKQIRGLQQKAVG, encoded by the coding sequence ATGGATTCGGTTTGGCGAGAACTGTTTGGCCAGCAACGTAGCCTGGAACTGCAGCTGCCATCTGCGCTGCTTGAACCGCTGGAACGGCTGCTGGAGCAGGCGTCTGACAGCTGGGATCAGGCACGCGACTGGCAACCCCAGCTGGTACGAGCACTACAGCAGTTGTCATTGCCGGGTTGGCTGATTGCTCAGCTGCTGAGCGATCACAATGACCTGCTGTATCGGGTCGCCATAGATGAAGCGATGGACGAGATGCAGGCCGAAGGCTGGGGCCCGGCGCCTGTACGTTTCTGTGTGCTGGTGATGGGGTCGGGTGGGCGTCATGAAAGCCTGCTGCACCCGGATCAAGACAACGCGCTGATTCTGGAAGACTACCCCCTTGAGCGCCACAACGAGATCGATGCCTGGTTTCGCACACTGGCCGAGCGCTTCACCGCCCGCCTGGACCAGGCCGGCATTCCCTACTGCAAGGGTGACGTGATGGCCTCGCGCCCGCTCTGGCGCAAGCCGATCAGCGAATGGAAAGAGCAGATGCGGCTCTGGATGGCGACTCGGCGGGTCAAGCTGGTTCAGCTCTGCAATATTTTGTTTGATTTCGCACCGGTGTACGGTGATGCAACCCTGGCACAGCAGCTGCGCGATGCGATTCAGGCACATGTGCCAACAGCGGGGTTGTTTCTGCACGAAATGGCCGAGCTGTTTGATGAGTCGCCGGTGGCACTGGATCGCTTCGAACGCCTGCAGGGAGATGGCAAGGATGCCCCGCACCCGAATGCACTGAACCTCAAGCGGCAGGGGTTGTTGCCACTGACCGCAGCACTGCGCCTGCTGGCACTGAAAAAGGGCTGCCCCGAGGTGTCCTGCCGGGCACGTCTTGCCTGGCTCGATCAGGCCGGGGGGTTGCAAGCGGGGCAGGCAAGGGTACTGACTCAGGTATTTGAGCGCTTGCTGGACAGGTTACTGCAGGCTCAACTGGAACGGGCGGAAGGTGACGGGCTACCGGACAACTGGATTGATCAGGCTCAGCTGGACGACTTTGAACAGCGCCAACTACAGTGGGATTTGAAACAGATTCGGGGACTTCAACAGAAAGCTGTGGGATAA
- a CDS encoding (2Fe-2S)-binding protein, translating into MIVCICKRVSDRQIRQMVDEGASSLRDIRKATGLGTQCGKCVCETRDILRELNGQDSNPLRDLAALAYELPSTATA; encoded by the coding sequence ATGATCGTATGTATTTGTAAAAGAGTCAGTGACCGCCAGATCCGCCAGATGGTGGACGAGGGTGCCAGCTCACTGCGCGATATTCGCAAGGCAACCGGACTGGGTACACAGTGTGGTAAATGTGTCTGCGAAACGAGGGACATACTGCGCGAGCTGAACGGCCAGGACAGCAACCCGCTGAGGGATCTGGCCGCGCTGGCATACGAGCTTCCCTCAACCGCAACTGCCTGA
- a CDS encoding sensor histidine kinase yields the protein MRSDVTVLIVAFSYLALLFVIAAWGDRRAEQRRSLVNSPTVYALSIAVYCTAWTFYGSVGRAATTGLSFLLIYLGPTLAMLCGWMLIRKMIRIARAQRITSIADFISARYGKSGGLGALVALIAVIAIMPYIALQLKAITVSYAILTEYPDQTLPQLSLSGFLSDKAFWVSLVLAVFIILFGTRHLDASERHEGMVTAIAFESLVKLFAFLSVGFFATFVLYSGPHDLMASAAAELPHLGQRFGLDQIPGGALGWFGTLMLATLAFITLPRQFQVLVVENVNEQHLRRACWLFPLYLLLINLFVIPIALAGLLGGSATGEPDNFVLTLPLSAGLQALPLLVFIGGLSAATSMMIVETIALSTMVSNQLVMPLLLRWRSLQLASRPDLSGWLLGIRRVAIILILILGYLYHALIGEAYSLVTIGLVSFAAAAQFAPALLLGLYWRGASRNGAAIGMIAGTLVWAWTLLIPGFALSGWLDVSFIEHGPFGIELLRPYALFGLEGWDIYTHALFWSMLVNVGLLVGISLFSRQSHMEQTQAALFTNALRPEAEQAPIWQGQASRYELFMLLSRYLGQPATRRLLGQQPEPGDDSAATPAMIAAAEQGLTGALGSATARILINSVVRGEALDMPSILSILDTTSQTLEYNRRLEQKSSELAQIGEELRSANERLRELDRLKDEFVAMVSHELRTPLTSIRAFAEILRDAEAMPVEKQQHFLEIIVRESERLSRLIEEILDLARLESGRMTLNPERCDLVQLVQQSVDAVTRLYEDRGVELTLKLPDAPCPVIADPDRLQQVLINLLDNASKFASDADSQVLLALAPYKKHYRIRVEDNGPGIAEPEREKVFEKFHQIEQARKEEGQPAGTRPRGTGLGLPISRGIISHLGGRLWVDDPQQLGGACLIMELPKAPEEDNPSGSCG from the coding sequence ATGAGGAGTGATGTCACCGTCCTCATCGTCGCGTTCAGCTATCTGGCCTTGCTGTTCGTCATTGCCGCCTGGGGGGATCGCCGCGCCGAACAGCGTCGCTCGCTGGTCAATTCGCCCACCGTGTATGCGCTGTCGATTGCCGTGTATTGCACCGCCTGGACCTTTTACGGCAGCGTGGGCCGCGCCGCCACCACGGGCCTGAGTTTTCTGCTGATCTATCTTGGCCCCACGCTGGCGATGCTGTGCGGCTGGATGCTGATCCGCAAGATGATCCGCATCGCCCGCGCCCAGCGCATCACTTCCATTGCCGACTTCATCAGCGCCCGCTACGGCAAAAGCGGTGGCCTGGGCGCGCTGGTAGCCCTGATCGCAGTGATCGCGATCATGCCCTACATCGCCCTGCAACTGAAGGCGATCACCGTCAGCTACGCGATTCTGACCGAGTACCCGGATCAGACGCTGCCGCAGCTTTCGCTGAGCGGCTTTCTCAGCGACAAGGCGTTCTGGGTATCGCTGGTGTTGGCGGTGTTCATCATTCTGTTTGGCACCCGACATCTGGATGCCAGCGAGCGGCATGAAGGGATGGTCACAGCCATCGCCTTTGAATCACTGGTGAAGCTGTTCGCCTTTCTGTCCGTAGGGTTTTTCGCCACCTTTGTGCTCTACTCCGGCCCTCATGACCTGATGGCCAGTGCCGCTGCCGAACTGCCGCACCTGGGGCAGCGTTTTGGCCTGGACCAGATTCCCGGTGGCGCACTGGGCTGGTTCGGTACGCTGATGCTCGCCACACTGGCCTTTATCACCCTGCCACGCCAGTTTCAGGTACTGGTGGTCGAGAATGTGAACGAACAGCACCTGCGCCGCGCCTGCTGGCTGTTTCCGCTGTATCTGCTGCTGATCAACCTGTTCGTGATTCCGATTGCACTGGCCGGGCTGCTGGGGGGCAGCGCGACCGGTGAGCCGGACAACTTTGTGCTGACACTGCCGCTCTCGGCAGGCCTGCAGGCACTGCCGTTGCTGGTGTTTATCGGCGGGCTTTCAGCCGCAACCAGCATGATGATTGTCGAAACCATTGCCCTCTCGACCATGGTCAGCAACCAGCTGGTCATGCCGCTGCTGTTGCGCTGGCGCAGCCTGCAGCTGGCCAGCCGCCCTGACCTTTCCGGCTGGCTGCTGGGCATTCGTCGGGTGGCCATCATCCTGATTCTGATTCTGGGCTATCTCTACCATGCCCTGATCGGTGAGGCGTACAGTCTGGTCACCATCGGGCTGGTGTCGTTTGCGGCCGCTGCACAGTTTGCGCCGGCGTTGCTGCTGGGGCTTTACTGGCGCGGTGCCAGTCGTAATGGCGCCGCAATCGGCATGATTGCCGGTACGCTGGTGTGGGCTTGGACCCTGCTGATTCCCGGCTTTGCCCTGTCGGGCTGGCTCGATGTCAGCTTTATTGAGCATGGTCCCTTCGGCATTGAACTGCTGCGCCCCTACGCCCTGTTTGGGCTGGAAGGCTGGGATATCTATACCCATGCGCTGTTCTGGAGCATGCTGGTGAATGTGGGACTGCTGGTGGGCATCTCGCTGTTCAGCCGCCAGAGCCACATGGAGCAGACGCAGGCCGCACTGTTCACCAACGCGCTGCGACCCGAAGCGGAACAGGCCCCGATCTGGCAGGGCCAGGCCAGCCGGTATGAACTGTTCATGCTGCTCAGCCGTTATCTGGGCCAGCCCGCCACCCGCAGACTGTTGGGACAACAACCGGAGCCGGGGGACGACAGTGCCGCTACACCCGCCATGATCGCCGCTGCCGAACAGGGCCTGACCGGCGCACTGGGCAGTGCGACGGCACGCATCCTGATCAACTCGGTGGTGCGGGGTGAAGCGCTGGATATGCCCTCGATCCTCAGCATTCTGGATACCACGTCACAAACGCTGGAGTACAACCGACGGCTGGAGCAGAAATCGTCTGAGCTGGCCCAGATCGGGGAAGAACTGCGCAGCGCCAATGAACGCCTGCGCGAACTGGACCGGCTCAAGGATGAGTTCGTGGCCATGGTAAGTCATGAGCTGCGTACGCCACTGACCTCCATCCGCGCCTTTGCCGAGATACTGCGCGATGCAGAGGCCATGCCGGTTGAGAAGCAACAGCACTTTCTGGAGATTATCGTCCGCGAGAGCGAGCGCCTGTCACGCCTGATCGAAGAGATTCTTGATCTGGCGCGGCTGGAATCAGGCCGTATGACACTTAACCCCGAGCGTTGTGACCTGGTTCAGCTGGTACAGCAATCGGTGGATGCAGTTACTCGGCTGTATGAGGATCGCGGAGTGGAGCTGACATTGAAGCTGCCGGACGCCCCCTGCCCGGTGATTGCCGACCCCGACCGGCTGCAGCAGGTACTGATCAACCTGCTCGATAACGCCAGCAAGTTTGCCAGCGACGCGGACTCACAGGTGTTGCTGGCGCTGGCTCCGTACAAAAAACATTACCGCATCCGGGTGGAGGACAACGGTCCCGGCATTGCCGAACCGGAGCGCGAGAAGGTGTTCGAGAAGTTTCATCAGATCGAGCAGGCGCGCAAGGAAGAAGGCCAGCCTGCCGGCACACGCCCACGGGGGACCGGACTCGGATTGCCAATCAGCCGCGGTATCATCAGCCATCTGGGTGGACGTCTATGGGTAGATGACCCGCAGCAGCTGGGGGGTGCCTGCCTGATAATGGAATTGCCAAAAGCGCCGGAAGAAGACAATCCTTCAGGCAGTTGCGGTTGA